The sequence AGAAGCAGCGCGTTGCCATCGCGCGCGTGTTTCTCAAGAACCCCAAGATCCTGATCTTGGACGAGGCGACGAGTGCTTTGGATAACGAGAGCGAGGAGGCGGTGCAGGAGTCGCTCGAAGAGCTGGCACGCGGCCGTACCACAATCATCATCGCCCACCGTCTCTCAACCATTAAACACGCCGATGAGATTGCGACCGTTGAGCATGGTCGCGTTGTGGAACGTGGCACGCACGAGGAGCTTCTCGCCCGTGGCGGCACCTATGCCCGTTACTATCGAATGCAGTTCGAAGGTGCGCGTGCGCACGAGCTCGACTGATTGATATGACAGGAAGTTTATGGCTGACAAGAACCCTTTGACTCCGGAAGAAGTGACGGAGTTATTCTCCGAAATCGATGCATCCGGCGTCTTGGATCCTACGCTTGCCAAAAAGCGTACCGAGCGCATGCGTGAGAAGGAGGCTGCGGCCAAGCGCGGTGACAAAGCGGCGCTAGCACAGCTGCGCAGCGAGGACCGCGCGAGCCAGGCAAAACATATCGACCCGCTGTCCGAGGACGATCCTTCGGGCTCGCAGGTGAGCCATACCATTACGAAGACCGCGATGGCCGTGGTCATCGGTATTTTGGTGCTGATCGTGGGCATGCAGATCGGCTACGGCGTGATGCGCCGTCTGAATACCGCCAACCTGTCCGAGAGCGTTTCGGTTGATACCGTTTCTACAGCACTCAAGGGTGGACTCGAGTGGGGCAACGGCTTTACGCAGTTCCCGCTCGACTTTACCGTCGATGAAGCCGATGAGCGTACGGGCACGGTCGAGGTGACGGTGTTGGACACATCGTCTGCCAACGAGCTCGAGCTGCTGTCCAACGGGCAGATCCAGGCCGCGGCGCTTGCGACCAACGCGCTGCTCAACGACAAGATCGACCGCGTGGTGTATAACGTTCACGCCTATATCGACGAGGATAGCAACATTCAGCACGATTCCTTCTTTGGCATGTTCCCCGCGCGGGGCCACCAGAGCGCCATTTTGACGTTCGTGTGGACCAAGAGCTCATCCAACGCCACGAGTATCGACTGGAAGATGCGCATCGTGAGTATGGATGACACCATCGCCGAGCGCATTCAGAAGCAGGTGAACTCGGTGTCGTCGTTGATTGAGGACCCGGTGGTGAGCCAGACCAAGATTGACGAGGAAAAGGCCGAGCGTGACCTGGAACATCGTCTGCATGGCCGCGAGATTTTCCGCGGCGGCAAGCCCGATCGCACACCGTCCGAACTGCTGGAGCAGGACAAGAAAAAATAAGAGACCATCATCCCGCGTGAGCCACAAGCCCCGCGGGATGATTTTTTAATCCCCGTCCCAGAGAAATCATTATGCATAGAAAGTCATAATTATCATTTCGTAAACATTTCGATGAAATTAACGCCATGAGGCATGCTTGCGGTTACAATACCGCGAGGCCTAACTACACACCTTTAAGCCGGTCCTGTGAGACCGGGAAGGAGAATTATGGCGAACAACCATACCGCGGGCGCTGCCGCCCGCACCTTCGCGCCCAGCGAGCTTTGCCAGCGCATGCTGGCCAAAACCAGCAAGGGCACCTGCGGTCCCTGCATCCTGTATCTTGAGGATGGGACCATTTTTTATGGACGTGCATGCGGCGCCGAGGGCACCGCGACCGGCGAAGTCTGCTTCAACACCTCGCTCGAGGGCTACTTTGAGGTCATGACCGACCCGAGTTATGCCGGCCAAATCGTAACCATGACCTATCCGCAGATCGGCAACTACGGTATCGACGAGACCGACGTCCAGTCGGCCTTCCCCGGCGACGCCGTGCGCCCTGCGAGCGCTCCGGCCATGCGCGGCATGATCGTTCGCGACATGTGCGCCACGCCTTCTAACTGGCGCTCGGCCCTTAGCGTGCCGGAGTACCTGCGCGCTCACGGCATCGTCGCTATCGAGGGCGTCGACACCCGCGCTCTGGTGCGCCATCTGCGCGACAATGGTTCCAAAATGGGCATTATCTCGACCGAGATCTTCGACGTCGACGAGCTTGCCGAGCGTCTGGCCGCAGCGCCCACGCTGGTAGGCGAGAACCTGGTCAAGACCGTAAGCTGCCCCGCGCCTCACGAGTTTGTGGCCGCCGACCTGCCTGCCACGCATGACTTTGCGCTTTCGGCTGCCGCTCCTGCCCGTCACAAAGTGGTCGCCTACGACTGCGGTGTGAAGCGCGGCATTCTGGAGGGCCT is a genomic window of Collinsella aerofaciens containing:
- the carA gene encoding glutamine-hydrolyzing carbamoyl-phosphate synthase small subunit, producing the protein MANNHTAGAAARTFAPSELCQRMLAKTSKGTCGPCILYLEDGTIFYGRACGAEGTATGEVCFNTSLEGYFEVMTDPSYAGQIVTMTYPQIGNYGIDETDVQSAFPGDAVRPASAPAMRGMIVRDMCATPSNWRSALSVPEYLRAHGIVAIEGVDTRALVRHLRDNGSKMGIISTEIFDVDELAERLAAAPTLVGENLVKTVSCPAPHEFVAADLPATHDFALSAAAPARHKVVAYDCGVKRGILEGLVRAGCDLTVVPWDTPASEVLDMNPDGVFLSNGPGDPDAVVETYEQVQQLIGKVPVFGICLGHQMISLACGAQMEKLKFGHRGGNQPVMNLVSRRVEITAQNHGFGLLFPSLGKLVPELSGGETEHAADGDLRVWVRRGIAPVVMNERFGRIRLTHVNLNDGTAEGIQLLDAPCFSVQYHPEASPGPTDAHYLFTAFTRLMDGEENYLDIDTAKDRLAGWNFAESETAETEEN